From Weissella confusa, a single genomic window includes:
- a CDS encoding ABC transporter ATP-binding protein produces the protein MAETILKVQHATKRYGNHLALDDVSLTIERGAIYGLIGENGAGKSTLMRAVMELIHLDNGDISLFGESTPAGLQLARRQMGQSIETPALYPELTAYANMQVQAANGGVGETDIQALLDLMNLGSVGKKRVKNFSLGMRQRLTIAMTLVTNPQLLILDEPTNGLDPAGIVEIREIIKRLVSERGLTVLISSHLLDELAHVATHYAVLHHGRIVREMTEEELSTESQRYVAVTTPTPDKAIVVLDKLGWSSYEVIDGETVRVFGHIAERGLLNQELVQAGIEVLGLQVAGQSLEDIFLRLTEETGNE, from the coding sequence ATGGCGGAAACGATTTTAAAAGTACAACACGCGACCAAGCGATATGGTAATCACTTGGCGCTGGATGATGTGTCACTCACGATTGAACGTGGCGCAATTTATGGTTTGATTGGTGAAAATGGCGCCGGCAAATCAACCCTTATGCGAGCGGTGATGGAATTGATTCATTTGGATAATGGGGATATTTCTCTGTTTGGTGAATCAACACCAGCGGGATTGCAGCTGGCACGCCGTCAGATGGGGCAGTCGATTGAAACACCGGCACTATATCCGGAGTTAACGGCGTATGCCAATATGCAGGTTCAAGCTGCAAATGGCGGTGTGGGCGAGACTGATATTCAAGCATTGCTAGACTTGATGAACCTCGGGTCAGTTGGTAAGAAGCGGGTTAAGAATTTTTCGTTGGGGATGCGCCAACGGTTGACGATTGCCATGACCTTAGTGACGAATCCGCAACTGTTGATTTTGGATGAACCAACTAATGGATTGGATCCTGCTGGAATTGTTGAAATTCGCGAAATTATTAAGCGATTGGTCAGTGAACGCGGACTGACGGTGTTGATCTCTAGTCACCTGTTGGATGAGCTGGCCCATGTGGCAACGCATTATGCAGTGCTTCATCACGGCAGAATCGTACGAGAGATGACGGAAGAAGAACTATCAACCGAAAGCCAACGTTACGTGGCTGTAACGACACCAACACCAGATAAGGCGATTGTGGTATTAGATAAATTGGGCTGGTCATCGTATGAAGTTATTGATGGCGAAACAGTCCGTGTATTCGGGCATATTGCAGAACGCGGGTTGCTAAACCAAGAATTGGTGCAAGCGGGCATTGAAGTTCTTGGACTCCAGGTTGCAGGCCAGAGTTTGGAAGATATCTTCCTACGTTTAACGGAGGAGACGGGCAATGAGTAA
- a CDS encoding ABC transporter permease, protein MSNLLRAEWLRTRYSRRWWLVFVVIAVLPVVQGWSLWQQGQSGGDIVQIIETVVNGATGVLAVKKNGLALLMLIMAAIAFMIGEEFQHGTIRNTLALGHSRTRYYLVKLGVAMVLSIMAAVILTAVTVGGYTLFFDFGHVAGFDSWWTFAWQSLLVEGLLVLANVAVYMMIAIIVRSVGPTLIVSFLYTLGTGFVPGLFAKFESLAFLQNWFVNKWLFYFNFADPKQTHDLPEIAIVALLTIVVSSVIGIFWFKKTDIK, encoded by the coding sequence ATGAGTAATTTGCTACGAGCAGAATGGTTAAGGACGCGTTATAGTCGTCGCTGGTGGTTGGTTTTTGTCGTGATTGCTGTGTTGCCGGTCGTGCAAGGGTGGTCGCTATGGCAACAAGGTCAAAGCGGGGGCGATATTGTTCAAATTATTGAGACCGTTGTGAACGGTGCCACTGGGGTGTTGGCTGTTAAGAAGAATGGATTGGCGCTGTTGATGCTGATTATGGCGGCAATTGCGTTTATGATTGGTGAAGAATTCCAACATGGGACAATCAGAAACACATTGGCTTTGGGGCATTCGCGAACGCGCTACTATCTAGTTAAGCTGGGTGTCGCAATGGTGTTGTCGATTATGGCAGCGGTGATTTTAACCGCCGTGACAGTTGGTGGTTACACGTTATTTTTTGATTTTGGGCATGTAGCTGGATTTGATAGTTGGTGGACATTTGCCTGGCAATCGTTGTTGGTTGAAGGGTTGCTGGTTTTGGCGAATGTAGCAGTTTACATGATGATTGCCATCATTGTCCGTTCAGTGGGACCAACGTTGATTGTCAGTTTCTTGTACACCTTGGGGACGGGATTCGTACCGGGTCTGTTTGCAAAATTTGAATCACTGGCCTTTTTACAAAATTGGTTCGTGAATAAGTGGTTATTTTACTTTAACTTTGCTGATCCAAAGCAAACGCATGACTTGCCTGAAATCGCAATCGTGGCGCTACTCACAATTGTGGTATCATCTGTGATAGGGATTTTCTGGTTTAAGAAAACGGATATTAAGTAA
- a CDS encoding response regulator transcription factor: MATILIIEDDATIQALLTEKLTAEGFDVRHAYSGTEGQMAFTQAKPDLILLDLMLPGMTGEELLSDIRQQSEVPVIAITAKADVASKVALLTSGADDYITKPFDMDEVIARVNLQLQHHQQTGGVRYGDVVLAPDERSVRVSDQVINLTAHEFDILRLLMAQPKKVFSRANIYESVWHEPYFEADKTVNVHVNNLRRKLNAMGNDYIKTIWGVGFKFD, translated from the coding sequence ATGGCGACGATTTTGATTATTGAAGACGACGCAACCATCCAAGCGTTATTAACTGAAAAATTAACGGCTGAAGGATTCGATGTTCGTCATGCGTACTCTGGCACAGAGGGGCAAATGGCGTTCACGCAAGCGAAACCTGATTTGATTTTGTTGGATTTAATGTTACCGGGTATGACTGGGGAAGAGTTATTAAGTGATATTAGACAACAATCAGAGGTGCCAGTCATTGCAATTACTGCCAAGGCTGACGTAGCTAGCAAAGTGGCGTTATTGACGTCGGGCGCTGATGATTACATTACGAAGCCGTTTGATATGGATGAGGTGATTGCGCGTGTCAATTTGCAATTGCAACATCACCAACAAACCGGTGGGGTGCGCTATGGTGATGTAGTGTTGGCACCAGATGAGCGAAGTGTCAGGGTTTCTGATCAAGTGATTAACTTAACGGCACATGAATTTGATATCTTGCGATTGCTGATGGCACAGCCTAAGAAGGTCTTTTCGCGGGCGAATATTTATGAGAGCGTTTGGCATGAACCGTATTTCGAAGCGGATAAAACGGTTAATGTCCATGTTAATAATTTACGTCGTAAGTTGAACGCGATGGGTAATGACTATATCAAGACGATATGGGGTGTTGGGTTTAAATTCGACTAA
- a CDS encoding sensor histidine kinase translates to MQVLVILMIGVIFVLLFIIWRTKRGLRGLQQQVMNVSKQAQYGQRFYLTEQTPELRRTVDRLNQLLDDYERRLKAADRVTDTLDVAITGLSHDLRTPLTAIKGYINLLAQSSDEKQREQYLATISQATDRLENMLNQLYGLARLNQNNDLTLTSFDLQNSVIENFVGLYETFEQAGIVVEFTEPDFSTQVVTDENLVNRVLQNIAQNISRYGERYAEISYQRTDDWVSVTIANGVAPDAAVPVDQIFNRFYRADTSRTQTDASGIGLFMAKELTERLGGELVATHEPGRFTMTLRLPI, encoded by the coding sequence ATGCAGGTGCTGGTGATTTTGATGATTGGCGTGATTTTCGTGCTCCTTTTTATTATTTGGCGTACGAAACGTGGTCTGCGCGGATTGCAACAACAAGTGATGAACGTGTCTAAGCAAGCACAATATGGCCAACGTTTTTATTTAACAGAGCAAACGCCAGAATTGCGGCGGACAGTGGACCGTTTAAACCAATTGTTGGATGATTATGAGCGACGTTTAAAAGCGGCTGATCGAGTTACGGATACATTAGACGTGGCGATAACTGGTCTGTCACATGATTTGCGTACCCCATTAACGGCGATTAAAGGTTATATTAATTTGCTGGCGCAATCATCGGATGAGAAACAACGCGAACAGTACTTAGCGACGATTAGTCAGGCGACGGATCGTTTAGAAAATATGTTGAATCAACTATATGGCTTGGCGCGTTTGAATCAGAACAATGACCTGACATTAACATCGTTTGATTTGCAAAATAGTGTCATTGAAAATTTCGTAGGCCTGTATGAAACGTTTGAACAAGCGGGGATTGTGGTTGAATTTACCGAACCTGATTTTAGTACGCAAGTTGTCACGGATGAAAATCTTGTCAATCGTGTGCTACAAAATATTGCCCAAAATATTAGTCGGTATGGTGAACGGTATGCTGAAATCAGCTATCAACGTACAGATGATTGGGTAAGCGTCACCATAGCGAATGGTGTGGCGCCTGATGCAGCTGTGCCGGTTGATCAAATTTTTAATCGCTTTTATCGGGCAGACACAAGTCGGACGCAAACTGATGCCAGCGGCATTGGCTTGTTTATGGCAAAAGAACTTACTGAGCGATTAGGTGGTGAACTGGTGGCGACACATGAACCAGGACGATTTACAATGACGTTGCGTTTGCCAATATAA
- a CDS encoding aminotransferase class IV — translation MNNIAYYNGKESLLEDMMIPATDRGYYFGDGVYDATVVRHHKLFALDEHLDRFWRSMEAVMITPDFTKDELATLLNSLSSKVSDETYMVYWQVTRGSGERHHSFSKDAKPNLFVTITPMTVTREAQTRDFRIQTEEDIRSYMAHVKTLNLLPNVLSAQRAAEKGMDETVYYRICADGSTRVTEGSHTNVHMIKDGKLVTAPTDKLILPGIARVHLLQAARDLGMPVEERAFTKEELLTADEVFITSSLLFAGRVVSIDGQAVGQKAGELFIPLRERLIDEWFAETN, via the coding sequence ATGAATAATATTGCCTATTACAACGGCAAGGAGTCGCTACTGGAAGATATGATGATTCCAGCAACCGACCGCGGTTATTACTTTGGGGATGGGGTGTATGACGCGACGGTCGTGCGCCATCATAAGTTGTTTGCGCTAGATGAACATCTGGATCGTTTTTGGCGTAGCATGGAAGCGGTCATGATTACGCCGGATTTCACCAAAGATGAATTGGCGACTTTGCTCAATAGTTTATCTAGCAAGGTGTCCGATGAGACCTACATGGTTTACTGGCAAGTGACTCGTGGTAGTGGGGAACGTCACCATTCATTTTCAAAGGATGCGAAGCCTAATTTATTCGTGACAATTACGCCGATGACTGTGACGCGTGAGGCACAAACTCGGGACTTCCGTATTCAAACCGAAGAGGATATTCGCTCTTATATGGCTCACGTGAAGACGTTGAACTTGTTGCCGAATGTTCTTTCGGCACAACGGGCGGCTGAAAAAGGAATGGACGAAACGGTCTATTATCGCATTTGCGCCGATGGTTCAACGCGTGTTACCGAGGGTTCACATACCAATGTGCACATGATTAAGGACGGAAAGTTGGTAACAGCGCCGACTGATAAATTGATTTTGCCTGGAATTGCACGTGTTCACTTGCTCCAAGCGGCCCGGGATTTGGGGATGCCAGTTGAAGAACGTGCGTTTACCAAGGAAGAACTTTTGACTGCGGATGAGGTGTTCATAACGAGTTCGTTGTTATTCGCTGGTCGCGTTGTTTCAATTGATGGACAGGCTGTTGGGCAAAAAGCTGGCGAACTGTTTATCCCGTTGCGTGAACGTTTAATTGACGAATGGTTTGCCGAAACGAATTAG
- a CDS encoding YitT family protein, producing the protein MNKRLSQQGWFRALSLVVALEIIALSINFFYAPINVAAGGATGVAILLDAAFGINRALTVLIINIAMIILAAIFLDRSTVRNIAFGSFLLPVLMYITPSHKVVEDAVLAVIIGGAVFASGIAILYRFEASSGGTTVPPMILKKYFKINTAISLLAIDMVVTVFNLFVSGTNAFFLAAFSLVITSMVMRYIETGLDLKHQVTIMSNDKLADIQEMLLNEDHSLTVFDVRGGFTDNNKEMLLVMVDNANYGHMLRLIHDIDQDAFIVTTNVTEVHGGTFGI; encoded by the coding sequence ATGAACAAACGATTGAGTCAACAGGGCTGGTTTCGAGCGCTATCTCTTGTAGTAGCGTTGGAAATTATCGCGCTTTCGATTAACTTTTTCTACGCACCAATTAACGTTGCCGCTGGTGGCGCAACCGGTGTGGCCATTTTGCTGGATGCAGCGTTTGGCATTAACCGTGCTTTGACGGTGTTGATTATTAATATCGCCATGATTATATTGGCAGCTATATTTTTGGATCGTTCGACGGTTCGAAATATTGCATTCGGTAGTTTTTTGTTACCGGTATTAATGTACATTACACCAAGTCATAAAGTTGTTGAGGATGCCGTCCTTGCCGTGATTATCGGTGGCGCAGTGTTCGCATCGGGAATTGCCATTTTATATCGCTTTGAAGCATCAAGTGGCGGGACGACGGTACCACCGATGATTTTGAAAAAGTATTTTAAAATTAATACGGCCATTTCTTTGTTAGCCATCGATATGGTGGTGACAGTGTTTAACCTGTTTGTTTCTGGTACGAACGCTTTCTTCTTAGCTGCTTTCTCATTGGTGATTACATCAATGGTGATGCGCTACATTGAAACGGGACTGGATTTGAAGCATCAAGTCACGATTATGAGTAATGACAAGTTGGCCGACATCCAAGAGATGCTGCTTAACGAAGATCATAGCCTAACCGTCTTTGATGTGAGAGGTGGCTTCACTGACAATAACAAGGAAATGTTGTTGGTCATGGTCGACAACGCCAATTATGGACATATGTTACGTCTGATTCACGACATTGATCAGGATGCCTTTATTGTCACGACGAACGTTACTGAAGTTCATGGTGGCACGTTCGGAATTTAA
- a CDS encoding AI-2E family transporter, with protein MKEFKSFILREDVQKFIALGVIVLIIALLHDLISVLLLTAILGFLAVKSANRVSRWTKIPYGFSVLIVYLLAIFVFVFAMIYIVPTLINQFAVIPDEIMKLIKKYPVIKEYFDDTYKKLNLLSEITDNWKSLLASGINTISTVGTVLSRIVLSIFMSFVLAITWQRLRIFGTQFLHSDYPKFFKRVYDLGRTFILILGSVIEVQLLIAFINTILMMIGLSILGVPSVMVMGLMIFILGLIPIAGVIISLLPLSVMSFAALGWVGMVEVWIMIALIHMFESYFLHPRLMASRTELPVFLTFATIIVMEHLLGAWGLIIGVPIVAFILAILGVQDASISKHVKDDVVVAEKD; from the coding sequence ATGAAAGAATTTAAAAGCTTTATTCTCCGTGAAGACGTGCAAAAGTTCATTGCTCTTGGCGTCATTGTTCTAATCATCGCCTTGCTACATGACCTAATTAGCGTTTTGTTGCTAACAGCCATCCTTGGTTTTTTAGCCGTTAAATCCGCTAATCGTGTGTCACGTTGGACGAAAATCCCCTACGGCTTTTCCGTCCTAATCGTCTACTTGTTAGCAATTTTCGTCTTTGTATTTGCCATGATTTACATCGTGCCAACGCTAATTAACCAATTTGCGGTTATTCCGGACGAAATTATGAAACTCATCAAGAAGTATCCTGTTATTAAGGAATACTTCGATGATACGTATAAGAAGCTCAACCTACTTAGTGAAATTACTGATAACTGGAAGTCACTGTTGGCCAGTGGTATCAATACGATTTCAACGGTTGGTACTGTCTTGTCCCGCATTGTTTTGTCAATCTTCATGAGTTTCGTACTCGCGATTACTTGGCAACGTCTTCGTATTTTCGGTACGCAATTCTTGCACTCTGACTATCCTAAGTTCTTCAAGCGTGTATACGACCTCGGTCGCACATTCATCTTGATTTTAGGTAGTGTCATTGAAGTCCAGTTGCTCATCGCCTTTATCAACACCATTTTGATGATGATTGGTTTGAGTATTCTGGGCGTACCGAGTGTGATGGTCATGGGATTGATGATTTTCATCCTTGGTTTGATTCCGATTGCTGGTGTCATCATTTCATTGCTACCATTGAGTGTGATGTCATTCGCCGCTCTTGGTTGGGTTGGTATGGTTGAAGTTTGGATTATGATTGCCTTGATCCACATGTTCGAGTCATACTTCCTCCACCCACGTTTGATGGCCAGCCGCACCGAGCTACCGGTCTTCCTCACGTTTGCAACGATTATCGTGATGGAACACTTGCTCGGCGCATGGGGCTTGATTATCGGTGTGCCAATTGTGGCCTTCATCCTCGCTATTCTAGGCGTACAAGATGCAAGTATCAGCAAGCATGTCAAAGATGATGTAGTCGTCGCCGAAAAAGATTAA
- a CDS encoding ArsR/SmtB family transcription factor → MELSEEILVQEQEALKIAKLLANDLRLQILCLLQENGAATVTEIMNALHAEQSRVSHQLSELREYQMISATRSGRQITYALTDPHMMELLNDLLEHANHVRLHREHGGI, encoded by the coding sequence ATGGAATTATCAGAAGAAATCCTTGTCCAAGAACAAGAAGCATTAAAGATTGCCAAGCTTCTAGCAAACGATTTACGTTTGCAGATTCTTTGCCTGCTACAAGAGAATGGTGCAGCTACCGTCACAGAGATTATGAACGCGTTGCATGCAGAACAATCTCGCGTTTCTCACCAACTGTCTGAGTTACGTGAATACCAGATGATTTCTGCCACGCGCTCAGGTCGCCAAATTACATACGCCCTCACCGATCCGCACATGATGGAATTGCTTAATGATTTGCTCGAGCACGCAAACCACGTCCGATTGCATCGTGAACACGGTGGCATCTAA
- a CDS encoding FAD-dependent oxidoreductase: MKIVVIGGAHAGLSAVNAFRHVNKDDEIVILEKNLRDRPFISAGIKLALNGKVSSAEQVNFEHFEGQPNTTYRAGVLVERIDATKKRVYARRIEDGSMIEESFDKLVYALGSSARVPSFVGADLDRVVFVKDEQDAQDINKFAKGFRKRALVYGGGPVSTELAAALVHAGVHVTFVTRSERLMTRYFDQTVQEDLEKTLTDNKVVLRKHQEVVSVENQGKKIEVNFNNGTSEVFDFMAIASGLQPNTMLLAGQVDMRDNGAIVVNSQMQSSNPDIYAVGDSAVVDGKFDQYFPLMSAALKMGRVAGYALAGVNVEIQPILRTIGFSVFDRFFYKTGLTVTAAKERVGDTIERLDIHTPATIHALGEKSDILASLIYDYETGIVYGAQIATNAPAAAEVITTLSHAVSSGLTVDQLAFLDTYFESEINLPYSVANRLGEMGIIAEYQRHHGQEVTKKVTDGDDELNGFQ, from the coding sequence ATGAAGATTGTGGTTATCGGTGGTGCACACGCAGGGTTGTCTGCAGTGAATGCATTCCGCCATGTTAATAAAGATGATGAAATCGTCATTCTAGAAAAGAACTTGCGCGACCGTCCATTTATTTCAGCTGGTATTAAGCTAGCATTGAATGGTAAGGTAAGTAGCGCTGAACAAGTTAACTTCGAGCACTTCGAGGGTCAACCAAATACGACATACCGTGCCGGTGTTTTGGTTGAGCGTATTGATGCGACAAAGAAGCGTGTCTACGCACGTCGTATCGAAGACGGCTCAATGATTGAAGAAAGTTTCGATAAGTTGGTATACGCATTGGGTTCATCAGCTCGTGTGCCTTCATTCGTCGGGGCTGATTTGGATCGTGTTGTGTTTGTTAAGGATGAACAAGACGCGCAAGATATCAACAAGTTCGCCAAGGGCTTCCGTAAGCGCGCTTTGGTTTACGGTGGTGGACCAGTTTCAACTGAATTGGCCGCTGCGTTGGTTCACGCTGGTGTTCACGTGACGTTTGTGACGCGTTCAGAGCGTTTGATGACACGTTACTTTGACCAAACTGTGCAAGAAGATCTTGAAAAGACGTTGACTGACAACAAGGTGGTTTTGCGTAAGCACCAAGAGGTTGTTTCAGTTGAAAACCAAGGTAAGAAGATTGAAGTTAACTTCAATAACGGCACTTCAGAAGTCTTTGACTTTATGGCTATCGCATCTGGTTTGCAACCAAACACAATGTTGTTGGCTGGCCAAGTTGATATGCGTGATAATGGTGCCATCGTGGTTAATAGTCAAATGCAATCATCAAACCCTGACATTTATGCGGTTGGTGATTCAGCAGTCGTTGATGGCAAGTTCGACCAATACTTCCCATTGATGTCAGCAGCGCTTAAGATGGGACGTGTTGCAGGTTACGCACTAGCTGGTGTGAACGTAGAAATTCAACCAATCTTGCGTACAATCGGATTCTCAGTGTTTGATCGTTTCTTCTATAAGACAGGTTTGACAGTGACAGCTGCTAAGGAACGTGTCGGCGATACAATCGAACGTTTGGACATCCACACGCCAGCAACAATTCATGCTTTGGGTGAGAAGTCAGATATTTTGGCATCCCTTATTTATGATTACGAAACGGGTATTGTTTACGGTGCCCAAATTGCAACGAATGCACCGGCAGCCGCTGAAGTTATTACGACGCTTTCACACGCCGTTTCATCAGGATTGACGGTTGATCAATTGGCATTCTTGGACACATACTTTGAGTCTGAGATTAATTTGCCATACTCAGTTGCTAACCGTTTGGGTGAAATGGGTATTATCGCAGAGTACCAGCGTCATCACGGCCAAGAAGTAACTAAGAAGGTTACTGACGGGGATGACGAACTTAACGGATTTCAATAA
- a CDS encoding BMP family protein translates to MVSRRLLLVGGVLAVAVIGGAAYAMSGNNAGNAKKNYTVAIVTDVGGVDDKSFNQSAWEGLEKWGKSHKLTKGVNGYNYFQSKTQADYATNFQQAVAAKYSMVAGIGYSLHEATVNAAKKNPKTDFVLVDDIDTKKTKNVASVMFRSEQSSYLAGVATATKAKDLGSDTVGFVGGMHGNIVDAFEAGYVAGVQSVDKNIKVDVQYADSFTDAAKGQTITNAMIAKGEKVIFQAAGAVGNGVFTSAKDTNQQLAADSKDKVWVIGVDMDQSDMGDYTSKDGKKSNFTLTSSITGVGRGLELVANKAMKGDFPGGKTVAYGLKEGGVATPTKNMTSDEKAAVEKAKDDIISGKIKVPNHPEGSKFNQNF, encoded by the coding sequence ATGGTATCACGTCGATTGTTGTTAGTTGGTGGTGTTCTGGCAGTTGCGGTCATTGGGGGCGCTGCATATGCGATGTCAGGAAATAATGCTGGTAACGCAAAGAAGAATTACACGGTCGCAATCGTGACTGATGTTGGTGGTGTGGATGATAAGTCATTCAACCAATCAGCTTGGGAAGGTCTTGAAAAGTGGGGAAAGTCACACAAGTTAACTAAGGGTGTGAATGGTTATAATTATTTTCAATCAAAGACACAAGCTGATTATGCGACGAACTTCCAACAAGCCGTGGCGGCTAAGTACAGTATGGTAGCGGGTATTGGATACTCGCTTCACGAAGCAACAGTTAATGCAGCAAAGAAGAATCCAAAGACGGATTTTGTGTTGGTTGATGACATCGATACGAAGAAGACGAAGAATGTGGCATCAGTGATGTTCCGATCAGAACAATCGTCATATTTGGCAGGAGTTGCCACTGCAACTAAGGCTAAGGATTTGGGTTCTGATACAGTTGGTTTTGTTGGTGGTATGCACGGTAATATTGTCGACGCTTTTGAAGCTGGGTATGTTGCCGGTGTGCAATCAGTAGATAAGAACATTAAGGTTGATGTGCAATACGCTGACTCGTTTACCGATGCAGCTAAGGGGCAGACAATCACGAATGCTATGATTGCGAAAGGTGAAAAGGTGATTTTCCAAGCAGCTGGTGCCGTTGGTAACGGTGTCTTCACATCAGCCAAGGACACCAATCAACAACTAGCCGCTGATTCAAAGGATAAGGTCTGGGTCATCGGTGTCGACATGGATCAATCAGATATGGGTGATTACACATCGAAGGATGGTAAAAAGTCTAACTTCACGCTAACGTCTTCAATCACGGGTGTTGGACGTGGACTTGAATTGGTTGCTAATAAGGCGATGAAGGGTGATTTCCCTGGTGGTAAGACGGTTGCTTATGGTTTGAAGGAAGGCGGTGTTGCAACGCCAACTAAGAATATGACCAGCGATGAAAAGGCGGCGGTTGAAAAGGCGAAGGATGATATCATTTCAGGTAAAATCAAGGTGCCTAACCACCCTGAAGGATCTAAGTTTAATCAAAACTTCTAG
- a CDS encoding BMP family protein has protein sequence MVSRRNLIIGGVVVLAAVGVGVAVAENNNSDSNKKNFSVAMVTDVGGVDDKSFNQSAWEGLQKWGKSHDLKKGKDGYDYFASKTNADFATNFQQAVSAGYNMVVGVGYATHDALVASAKNNEKTDYVLVDDVVDSKYKNVASLMFKQEEASYLAGVAAATQAKELGDKKVGFIGGMNSAVIQAFEAGYIAGVKSVDPNMTVDTQIVESFTDAAKAKTMAAAMYTTGAHVIFHAAGPAGNGVFTAAKDIDTGLDANSKDKVWVIGVDMDQHDSGNYKSKDGKSANMTLTSAVKEVGSSLVKLANQSMKGEFPGGKTTTFGLKENGVAVTKQNLDDAEKTAVEKSEKAIKSGEVKVPSTLK, from the coding sequence ATGGTTTCACGTCGTAACTTGATTATCGGTGGTGTTGTGGTGTTGGCAGCTGTAGGTGTTGGAGTGGCTGTTGCGGAAAACAATAATTCAGACTCAAACAAGAAGAACTTCTCAGTGGCAATGGTCACTGACGTTGGTGGTGTTGATGACAAGTCATTTAACCAATCAGCATGGGAAGGTTTGCAAAAGTGGGGTAAGTCACACGATTTGAAGAAGGGTAAGGACGGTTACGACTACTTTGCTTCAAAGACGAATGCAGACTTTGCAACGAACTTCCAACAAGCTGTATCAGCTGGTTACAACATGGTCGTAGGTGTTGGTTACGCAACACACGACGCTTTGGTAGCCTCAGCTAAGAACAACGAGAAGACTGACTACGTCTTGGTTGACGACGTTGTAGACTCAAAGTACAAGAATGTTGCCTCATTGATGTTTAAGCAAGAAGAAGCATCATACTTGGCTGGTGTTGCTGCTGCAACGCAAGCTAAGGAATTGGGTGACAAGAAGGTTGGGTTTATCGGTGGAATGAACTCAGCTGTTATCCAAGCCTTCGAAGCTGGGTACATTGCTGGTGTTAAGTCAGTTGATCCAAACATGACTGTTGATACGCAAATCGTTGAATCATTTACTGACGCAGCAAAGGCTAAGACGATGGCTGCTGCTATGTACACGACTGGTGCTCACGTTATTTTCCACGCGGCTGGACCTGCAGGTAACGGGGTGTTCACAGCGGCTAAGGATATTGACACTGGTTTGGATGCTAACTCAAAGGACAAGGTTTGGGTTATTGGCGTTGACATGGATCAACACGACTCAGGTAACTACAAGTCAAAGGATGGCAAGTCAGCTAACATGACGTTGACGTCAGCTGTTAAGGAAGTTGGTAGTTCATTGGTAAAGTTGGCTAACCAATCAATGAAGGGTGAGTTCCCAGGTGGAAAGACAACGACATTCGGTTTGAAGGAAAACGGTGTCGCTGTAACGAAGCAAAATCTTGATGATGCTGAAAAGACAGCCGTAGAAAAGTCCGAAAAGGCAATCAAGTCAGGCGAAGTTAAGGTCCCAAGCACTTTGAAGTAA